A single Sphingopyxis chilensis DNA region contains:
- the pspF gene encoding phage shock protein operon transcriptional activator translates to MERETQFIGQSAAFQDAVERASLAASLDRPVLVIGERGTGKELIAERLHRLSTRWDRPYVIMNCAAMPETLIESELFGHEAGAFTGATRSRAGRFEEADGGTLFLDELATMSMGAQERLLRAVEYGEVTRVGASRPIRVDVRIVAATNEHLPALVDDNRFRADLLDRLSFEVITLPPLRAREGDIEVLATYFGQRMAAVIGWDEWPGFGPRALAAMEGHDWPGNVRELRNVIERAIYRWADPSKPVDALSFDPFASPWQPAVRGVKAEPAKAAATNGAASAPAASSLGPGPVSDLRAAVDGYEKAILADTMARCRFNQKVAAEALGLSYDQIRHALKKHGLNQ, encoded by the coding sequence GTGGAGCGCGAAACGCAATTCATCGGCCAGTCGGCGGCCTTCCAGGATGCGGTCGAACGCGCGAGCCTCGCGGCGTCGCTCGACCGCCCGGTGCTCGTGATCGGCGAGCGCGGGACGGGCAAGGAACTGATCGCCGAGCGCCTCCACCGCCTGTCGACGCGCTGGGATCGTCCTTATGTGATCATGAACTGCGCCGCGATGCCCGAGACGCTGATCGAAAGCGAGCTGTTCGGGCACGAAGCCGGCGCCTTCACGGGCGCGACGCGCAGCCGCGCCGGCCGGTTCGAGGAAGCCGACGGCGGCACGCTGTTCCTCGACGAGCTCGCGACGATGTCGATGGGCGCGCAGGAGCGCCTGCTCCGCGCGGTCGAATATGGCGAAGTCACACGCGTCGGCGCCTCGCGCCCGATCCGCGTCGATGTGCGCATCGTCGCCGCGACGAACGAGCATCTGCCCGCGCTGGTCGACGACAATCGCTTCCGGGCCGACCTGCTCGACCGCCTGTCGTTCGAGGTCATCACCCTGCCCCCCTTGCGCGCGCGCGAAGGCGATATCGAGGTGCTCGCCACCTATTTCGGGCAGCGGATGGCGGCGGTGATCGGCTGGGACGAATGGCCCGGCTTCGGCCCGCGCGCGCTCGCGGCGATGGAGGGACACGACTGGCCGGGAAATGTCCGCGAGCTGAGGAACGTCATCGAGCGCGCCATCTATCGCTGGGCCGACCCGTCGAAACCGGTCGACGCGCTGAGCTTCGACCCCTTTGCCAGTCCGTGGCAGCCCGCGGTGCGGGGCGTAAAGGCTGAACCCGCGAAAGCCGCCGCGACCAACGGCGCCGCGTCCGCCCCCGCCGCGTCGTCGCTGGGGCCGGGGCCGGTCAGCGACCTGCGCGCTGCGGTCGATGGCTATGAAAAGGCGATCCTCGCCGATACGATGGCGCGCTGCCGCTTTAACCAGAAGGTCGCGGCCGAGGCGCTGGGGCTGAGTTACGACCAGATCCGCCACGCGCTGAAGAAGCATGGGCTGAATCAGTAG
- a CDS encoding phosphoenolpyruvate carboxykinase yields MTKVVIGSDTVETKADVAENWGTSALIEDAVRHDEGRLAKDGPLVVQTGKHTGRSAKDKFIVQDAETADTIWWGKTNVPMTPDHFAALKADFLAHLAERPRLYRQQLFGGSQAEHRVGVQVITEFAWHSQFIRTLLCRPTAGELASFAAEYTIIDLPSFRADPAKHGTRSETVIAVNFTEKLILIGGTQYAGEMKKSVFGILNYLLPVKGVMPMHCSANIGPKGDTAVFFGLSGTGKTTLSADASRTLIGDDEHGWSDTAVFNFEGGCYAKMIRLSPEAEPEIFATTKRFGTILENVVMDPATRELDFDDASLAENSRGSYPIDFIPNTSEQNMGPVPQTVIMLTADAYGVLPPIAKLTPDQAMYHFLSGYTARVAGTEIGVTEPEATFSTCFGAPFMPRHPSVYGNLLKERIAKGGVQCWLVNTGWTGGMATMDGIKRMPIKATRALLNAALDGSLNDAEFRKDPNFGFMVPVAVPGVDTALLDPREAWADKAAYDRTAQTLVGQFIDNFAQFAEHVDEGVRQAAPQAAVAA; encoded by the coding sequence ATGACCAAGGTTGTGATCGGCAGCGACACCGTCGAGACAAAGGCGGATGTAGCCGAAAACTGGGGCACGTCGGCGCTGATCGAGGATGCGGTGCGCCACGATGAAGGCCGGCTCGCCAAGGACGGTCCGCTCGTCGTCCAGACGGGCAAGCACACGGGCCGTAGCGCCAAGGACAAGTTCATCGTCCAGGACGCCGAGACCGCCGACACCATCTGGTGGGGCAAGACGAACGTCCCGATGACCCCCGATCATTTCGCGGCGCTCAAGGCCGATTTCCTCGCGCACCTCGCCGAGCGTCCGCGCCTCTATCGCCAGCAGCTGTTCGGCGGCTCGCAGGCGGAACATCGCGTCGGCGTGCAGGTCATCACCGAATTCGCCTGGCACAGCCAGTTCATTCGCACCCTGCTCTGCCGCCCGACGGCCGGGGAGCTGGCGAGCTTCGCGGCCGAATATACGATCATCGACCTGCCGAGCTTCCGCGCCGACCCGGCGAAGCATGGCACGCGCAGCGAAACGGTGATCGCGGTCAATTTCACCGAAAAGCTGATCCTGATCGGCGGCACGCAATATGCCGGCGAGATGAAGAAGTCGGTGTTCGGCATCCTAAACTATCTGCTCCCCGTAAAGGGTGTCATGCCGATGCACTGCTCGGCGAACATCGGGCCCAAGGGCGACACCGCCGTCTTCTTCGGCCTTTCGGGCACCGGCAAGACCACGCTGTCGGCCGACGCTTCGCGCACGCTGATCGGCGACGATGAGCATGGCTGGTCGGACACCGCCGTCTTCAACTTCGAGGGCGGCTGCTACGCCAAGATGATCCGCCTCTCGCCCGAGGCCGAGCCCGAGATTTTCGCGACGACCAAGCGTTTCGGCACGATACTCGAAAATGTCGTGATGGATCCCGCGACGCGCGAACTCGACTTCGACGACGCGAGCCTCGCCGAGAACAGCCGCGGCAGCTATCCGATCGACTTCATCCCGAACACGTCGGAACAGAATATGGGCCCGGTGCCGCAGACGGTAATCATGCTCACCGCCGATGCCTATGGCGTGTTGCCGCCGATCGCGAAGCTCACCCCCGACCAGGCGATGTATCATTTCCTCTCGGGCTATACCGCGCGCGTCGCGGGGACCGAGATCGGCGTGACGGAGCCCGAGGCGACCTTCTCGACCTGCTTCGGCGCGCCCTTCATGCCGCGCCATCCGTCAGTCTATGGCAATTTGCTCAAGGAGCGTATCGCCAAGGGCGGGGTTCAGTGCTGGCTCGTCAACACGGGCTGGACCGGCGGCATGGCGACGATGGACGGCATCAAACGCATGCCGATCAAGGCGACGCGCGCGCTGCTCAACGCCGCGCTCGACGGCAGCCTCAACGATGCCGAATTCCGCAAGGACCCCAATTTCGGCTTCATGGTCCCCGTCGCGGTTCCCGGCGTCGATACGGCGCTGCTCGATCCGCGCGAAGCCTGGGCCGACAAGGCGGCTTATGACCGCACCGCGCAAACGCTGGTCGGCCAATTCATCGACAATTTCGCGCAATTCGCGGAGCATGTCGACGAAGGCGTCCGCCAGGCCGCGCCGCAGGCGGCGGTCGCGGCATAA
- a CDS encoding DUF885 domain-containing protein gives MQHPLSTPVSRRHTLAALGAGSAGLAIAGPAAALQNAPGSDAQQLLDSVADNLLAKSPEGATSLGIDTGARAAMRGQLGDRSAAGVQALADTLKADVARVRAFDKGGLDHATRTSLAVVESAYDVALAGFALPYGDVAVGGWRNTPYVVIQNVGAYLDIPKFLDSDHPVKSSADAEAYLARLNAFPGVLDGETERLKAAGGQGLVAPAFLIDKAVKQMEATVADAKAGGSMVESLVRRTGDAKIAGDWNARSAKIVQGPVAAALERQLAELKAQRPKATMDAGMWARPGGDEWYAWGLRASTTTRMTPDEIHAMGREELAELHGRMDPILKKLGYTQGSVGDRMNALAQDPKYKFPDNDQGRAEITAYIQTWLGKIRAELPRAFRTLVKGNVEVKRLPLAEEPGAPAAYGGAGSIDGSIPGRFWINLRTTELHSKYSLPDLTMHEAIPGHAWQGEYAHSMPLIRTMLAFNAYSEGWALYAEQLADELGLYDDFEVGRLGYLQSLAFRACRLVVDTGIHAKRWTREQGVDFFVKENGSNPLEVASEVDRYCSWAGQACGYKVGHSEIVRQRGLAQKALGPKYDLRDFDDVVVKGGNVPLDVLAQNVDEYVKGAKG, from the coding sequence GTGCAACATCCGCTTTCCACCCCCGTCAGCCGCCGCCACACGCTAGCCGCGCTCGGTGCGGGCTCCGCCGGGCTCGCCATCGCCGGTCCCGCCGCGGCGCTGCAGAACGCGCCCGGGAGCGATGCGCAGCAACTGCTCGACTCGGTCGCCGACAATCTGCTCGCGAAATCGCCCGAGGGCGCGACGTCGCTCGGCATCGACACCGGCGCGCGCGCGGCGATGCGCGGACAGCTCGGCGACCGTTCGGCGGCGGGCGTGCAGGCGCTCGCCGACACGCTGAAGGCCGATGTCGCGCGCGTCCGCGCCTTCGACAAGGGCGGGCTCGACCATGCGACGCGCACCAGCCTGGCGGTGGTCGAAAGCGCCTATGACGTCGCGCTCGCGGGCTTCGCCCTCCCCTATGGCGACGTCGCGGTCGGCGGGTGGCGCAACACGCCCTATGTCGTGATCCAGAATGTCGGCGCCTATCTCGACATTCCGAAATTCCTCGACAGCGATCATCCGGTGAAAAGCTCGGCCGATGCCGAAGCCTATCTCGCGCGCCTCAATGCCTTTCCCGGCGTGCTCGACGGCGAAACCGAGCGGCTGAAAGCGGCCGGCGGACAGGGGCTGGTCGCCCCCGCCTTCCTGATCGACAAGGCGGTGAAGCAGATGGAGGCGACGGTCGCCGACGCGAAGGCGGGCGGGTCGATGGTCGAAAGCCTCGTCCGCCGCACCGGCGACGCGAAGATCGCCGGCGACTGGAACGCGCGCTCGGCGAAGATCGTGCAGGGTCCGGTCGCCGCGGCGCTCGAACGGCAGCTCGCCGAACTGAAAGCGCAGCGGCCGAAAGCGACGATGGATGCCGGCATGTGGGCGCGGCCCGGCGGCGACGAATGGTATGCGTGGGGCCTGCGCGCCTCGACGACGACGCGCATGACCCCCGACGAAATCCACGCGATGGGCCGCGAAGAACTCGCCGAACTCCACGGCCGGATGGACCCGATCCTCAAGAAACTCGGCTACACGCAGGGCAGCGTCGGCGACCGCATGAACGCGCTCGCCCAGGATCCCAAATATAAATTCCCCGACAATGATCAGGGGCGTGCCGAGATCACCGCCTATATCCAGACCTGGCTCGGCAAGATCCGCGCCGAGCTGCCGCGCGCCTTCCGCACGCTGGTCAAGGGCAATGTCGAGGTGAAGCGGCTGCCGCTGGCCGAGGAACCCGGCGCGCCCGCGGCCTATGGCGGCGCGGGGTCGATCGACGGCAGCATCCCGGGACGCTTCTGGATCAACCTGCGCACCACCGAATTGCACAGCAAATATTCGCTGCCCGATCTGACGATGCACGAGGCGATCCCGGGCCACGCCTGGCAGGGCGAATATGCGCATTCGATGCCGCTCATCCGCACCATGCTGGCGTTCAACGCCTATAGCGAAGGCTGGGCGCTCTATGCCGAGCAGCTCGCCGACGAGCTTGGCCTCTACGACGATTTCGAGGTCGGGCGGCTCGGCTATCTCCAGTCGCTCGCCTTTCGCGCGTGCCGCCTCGTCGTCGATACCGGCATCCACGCCAAGCGCTGGACGCGCGAGCAGGGGGTCGACTTTTTCGTCAAGGAAAACGGCTCGAACCCGCTCGAGGTCGCGAGCGAGGTCGACCGCTATTGCAGCTGGGCGGGCCAGGCGTGCGGATACAAGGTCGGGCACAGCGAGATCGTACGGCAGCGCGGGCTCGCGCAAAAAGCGTTGGGGCCGAAATACGACCTGCGCGACTTCGATGATGTGGTGGTCAAGGGCGGCAACGTCCCGCTCGACGTGCTCGCGCAGAATGTCGATGAATATGTGAAGGGGGCGAAGGGCTGA
- the pspC gene encoding envelope stress response membrane protein PspC — protein sequence MSASRTKFYLDKQNAKWSGVCAGIADYSGIDVLWVRVGAVLLTLMGGFPWTLIAYWMVAWMGTPKPFALYGSTEEAKFWQGVRSNPTASTRDIKSRFRDIDRRLADIELYYTSHNRRLADEIESLR from the coding sequence ATGTCTGCCAGCCGCACCAAATTCTACCTCGACAAGCAGAACGCCAAATGGAGCGGCGTGTGCGCAGGGATAGCGGATTATAGCGGGATCGACGTCCTCTGGGTTCGCGTCGGCGCGGTCCTCCTGACCCTGATGGGCGGTTTCCCCTGGACGCTGATCGCATACTGGATGGTCGCCTGGATGGGCACGCCCAAGCCGTTCGCGCTCTATGGCTCGACCGAGGAAGCGAAATTCTGGCAGGGTGTGCGGAGCAACCCGACCGCATCGACCCGCGACATCAAGTCGCGCTTCCGCGACATCGACCGTCGGCTCGCCGACATCGAACTTTACTACACCAGCCACAACCGCCGGCTCGCCGACGAGATTGAAAGCCTGCGCTGA
- a CDS encoding GNAT family N-acetyltransferase, producing the protein MFARTERLLLRPGWLEDAPALARAIGEEVVVRNLATAPWPYGEAQAQEFLSKPIDPDQPRFLIFARTGGAPRLVGGCGISPGPEGELEMGYWIARPYWGLGFATEAGRQLLHIARAMNLPKLSAGHFLDNPASGAVLRKLGFRPTGKVAQRYSLARGGEAACALFEEGDADADGGVTPMRSRIGVDEDFREELRLMAA; encoded by the coding sequence ATGTTCGCGCGTACCGAAAGACTGTTGCTGCGGCCCGGCTGGCTCGAAGACGCCCCCGCGCTCGCCCGTGCGATCGGCGAAGAGGTGGTGGTCCGCAATCTCGCGACCGCGCCCTGGCCCTATGGCGAGGCGCAGGCGCAGGAATTTCTGTCGAAGCCGATCGATCCCGATCAGCCGCGTTTCCTGATCTTCGCCCGTACCGGCGGCGCACCGCGCCTCGTCGGCGGCTGCGGCATTTCGCCGGGCCCGGAAGGCGAACTCGAAATGGGTTACTGGATCGCGCGGCCCTATTGGGGTCTCGGCTTCGCGACCGAGGCCGGCCGCCAGCTGCTCCACATCGCGCGCGCGATGAACCTGCCGAAGCTGTCGGCGGGCCACTTCCTCGACAATCCCGCGTCGGGGGCCGTGCTGCGCAAGCTGGGCTTTCGCCCCACCGGCAAGGTCGCGCAGCGTTACAGCCTGGCGCGCGGCGGCGAAGCGGCCTGCGCGCTGTTCGAAGAAGGCGACGCCGATGCCGATGGCGGCGTCACCCCGATGCGAAGCCGCATCGGGGTGGACGAGGATTTCCGCGAGGAATTGCGCCTGATGGCAGCATGA
- the rpmA gene encoding 50S ribosomal protein L27 → MAHKKAGGSSRNGRDSAGRRLGVKKFGGQEVIGGNIIVRQRGTKVYPGANVGMGKDHTLFATADGHVRFHDGKLGRKYVSVDMMAEAAE, encoded by the coding sequence ATGGCACATAAGAAAGCAGGCGGTTCTTCGCGCAACGGTCGCGACTCAGCCGGCCGCCGCCTTGGCGTGAAGAAGTTCGGCGGTCAGGAAGTGATCGGCGGCAACATTATCGTGCGCCAGCGCGGCACCAAGGTGTACCCGGGCGCCAACGTCGGCATGGGCAAGGACCACACGCTGTTCGCCACCGCGGACGGCCATGTCCGATTCCACGACGGCAAGCTCGGCCGCAAATATGTATCGGTCGACATGATGGCCGAAGCCGCCGAATAA
- the pspB gene encoding envelope stress response membrane protein PspB, which produces MEEVIIVPIVIGTLFLGLPWLILHYITKWKQAKTLTGEDEQLLDELYDTARRLENRLHTVERIISADHPDFRPAVRSDEELAQLENMTNRRN; this is translated from the coding sequence ATGGAAGAAGTCATCATCGTCCCGATCGTCATCGGAACGCTCTTCCTCGGTCTGCCCTGGCTGATCCTCCACTACATCACCAAGTGGAAACAGGCCAAGACGCTGACCGGAGAAGATGAACAGCTGCTCGACGAACTTTACGATACCGCGCGGCGGCTCGAAAACCGCCTGCACACCGTCGAACGCATCATCAGCGCCGATCATCCCGACTTCCGCCCCGCGGTACGCAGCGATGAAGAACTGGCGCAGCTCGAAAACATGACAAACCGGAGGAACTGA
- a CDS encoding response regulator transcription factor → MTATIALVDDDRNILQSLSIALQAEGFVTRVYSDGEAALKPLIDNPPDLAVFDIKMPRMDGLELLRRLREKSQLPVIFLTSKDDEIDEALGLAMGADDYIAKPFSQRLVIARIRAILRRVELNRSAPSEDDEPVAEPITRGRLQMDPARHKVAWDGKDVTLTVTEFLILETLAARPGIVRSRNQLMDAAYQDDVYIDDRTIDSHIKRLRRKFREVDPEFDAIATLYGAGYRFADES, encoded by the coding sequence ATGACGGCAACCATCGCGTTGGTCGACGATGACCGCAATATCCTGCAATCCCTGTCCATCGCGCTGCAGGCCGAAGGCTTCGTCACCCGCGTCTATTCGGACGGCGAGGCGGCGTTGAAGCCGCTGATCGATAATCCGCCCGACCTGGCCGTCTTCGACATCAAGATGCCGCGCATGGACGGACTCGAACTGCTCCGCCGCCTGCGCGAGAAAAGCCAGCTGCCCGTGATCTTCCTGACCAGCAAGGACGACGAGATCGACGAGGCGTTGGGCCTCGCGATGGGAGCCGACGATTATATCGCCAAACCCTTTTCGCAGCGCCTCGTCATCGCGCGCATCCGGGCGATCCTGCGCCGCGTCGAGCTCAACCGCAGCGCGCCGAGCGAGGATGACGAGCCCGTCGCCGAACCGATCACGCGCGGGCGGCTACAGATGGACCCCGCGCGCCACAAGGTCGCGTGGGACGGCAAGGATGTCACGCTGACCGTCACCGAATTCCTGATCCTCGAAACGCTCGCGGCGCGTCCGGGCATCGTGCGCAGCCGCAACCAGTTGATGGACGCCGCCTATCAGGACGACGTCTATATCGACGACCGCACGATCGACAGCCACATCAAGCGTCTGCGCCGCAAGTTCCGCGAGGTCGACCCCGAGTTCGACGCGATCGCGACTCTCTATGGCGCAGGATATCGTTTTGCCGATGAAAGCTGA
- a CDS encoding DUF937 domain-containing protein: MNLTDILAQAGGIESMAKELGIPPATAKQGADALLPAILGGFKKQAQGGGGVEGLGGLLGQLGGGGLLDSVLGSQPTPVSQGNDVLGQIFGSKDVSRTVAGQAAAQTGIDSGLLKQMLPMLAMMVAGYMAKQGGQGSAGSASGGLGGMLGNVLGGAMGGGAAPSAGGFGGGLGGLGKMLDMDGDGNPLDDIMGMVNKMRG, from the coding sequence ATGAATCTGACCGACATTTTGGCGCAGGCCGGCGGCATCGAATCGATGGCGAAGGAGCTGGGCATCCCGCCTGCGACGGCGAAACAGGGCGCCGACGCGCTGCTTCCCGCGATTCTCGGCGGTTTCAAGAAACAGGCACAAGGCGGCGGCGGAGTCGAAGGGCTGGGCGGGCTGCTCGGCCAGCTCGGCGGCGGCGGGTTGCTCGACTCGGTGCTCGGGTCGCAGCCGACGCCGGTGAGCCAGGGCAACGACGTGCTCGGCCAGATTTTCGGGTCGAAGGATGTCAGCCGCACGGTCGCCGGACAGGCGGCGGCGCAGACCGGGATCGACTCGGGATTGCTCAAGCAGATGCTGCCGATGCTGGCGATGATGGTCGCGGGCTATATGGCGAAGCAGGGCGGCCAAGGGAGTGCGGGCAGTGCGAGCGGCGGCCTCGGCGGCATGCTCGGCAATGTCCTCGGCGGCGCGATGGGCGGCGGCGCGGCCCCGTCCGCCGGCGGTTTCGGCGGCGGCTTGGGCGGTCTGGGCAAGATGCTCGACATGGACGGCGACGGCAATCCGCTCGACGACATCATGGGCATGGTGAACAAGATGCGGGGGTAA
- a CDS encoding DUF3597 domain-containing protein yields the protein MSIFGKIKDAIFGKKAVAAEPAAPAAPSPVGTALDAATQAMAAAAAAPVDVDAILTAEAAKAGQDLNWRTSIVDLMKLLGIDSSLANRKELAQELGYTGDLDGSAEMNIWLHKAVMRELAANGGKVPADLTD from the coding sequence ATGAGCATTTTCGGCAAGATCAAGGACGCCATTTTCGGCAAGAAGGCTGTCGCCGCGGAACCCGCCGCCCCGGCCGCGCCCAGCCCCGTCGGCACCGCGCTCGACGCCGCGACACAGGCCATGGCGGCCGCCGCGGCGGCGCCGGTCGACGTCGATGCGATCCTTACCGCCGAGGCGGCGAAGGCCGGGCAGGACCTCAACTGGCGCACGTCGATCGTCGACCTGATGAAGCTGCTCGGCATCGATTCGAGCCTCGCCAACCGCAAGGAGCTCGCGCAGGAACTCGGCTATACCGGCGATCTCGACGGCAGCGCCGAAATGAACATCTGGCTGCACAAGGCGGTGATGCGCGAACTCGCCGCGAACGGCGGCAAGGTGCCCGCAGACCTTACCGACTGA
- the pspA gene encoding phage shock protein PspA: protein MGIFSRTRDIIAANVTDLLDRAEDPEKMIRQIIFEMNETLVEVRASAARTIADQKEMRRHIAKLESLQDSWKEKAELALSKDREDLATAALVEKQKAGDMAERLKAEIAVLDDALTGYEADIAKLQKKLSEARARQSSVVNRLESAENRYKLREMTNGDRVEDAFSRFEILERRVDEAEGRADALGLGYKKSLDEEIAELQAADKVADELAALKAAQASKQ, encoded by the coding sequence ATGGGTATTTTCTCACGAACCCGCGACATCATCGCCGCCAACGTCACCGACCTGCTCGACCGGGCCGAGGATCCGGAAAAGATGATCCGCCAGATCATCTTCGAGATGAACGAAACGCTCGTCGAAGTCCGCGCCTCCGCCGCCCGCACCATCGCGGACCAGAAGGAGATGCGCCGCCACATCGCCAAGCTCGAAAGCCTGCAGGACAGCTGGAAGGAAAAGGCCGAACTCGCGCTGTCGAAAGACCGCGAAGACCTCGCCACCGCCGCGCTCGTCGAAAAGCAGAAGGCCGGCGACATGGCGGAGCGCCTCAAGGCCGAGATCGCCGTCCTCGACGACGCGCTGACCGGCTATGAAGCCGATATCGCCAAGTTGCAGAAGAAGCTCAGCGAAGCCCGCGCGCGCCAGTCGAGCGTCGTCAACCGCCTCGAAAGCGCGGAGAACCGCTACAAGCTGCGCGAGATGACCAACGGCGACCGGGTCGAAGATGCCTTCTCGCGCTTCGAAATCCTCGAACGCCGCGTCGACGAAGCCGAAGGCCGCGCCGATGCGCTGGGTCTCGGCTACAAGAAGTCGCTCGACGAAGAGATCGCCGAGCTGCAGGCCGCCGACAAGGTCGCCGACGAACTCGCCGCACTGAAGGCGGCCCAGGCCAGCAAGCAATAA
- a CDS encoding DUF2268 domain-containing putative Zn-dependent protease (predicted Zn-dependent protease with a strongly conserved HExxH motif), which produces MRRANMHAWLGALILASTPAAAADSADTSHVAITTADVDRFFRLYDDPALAADPDVLAARYLATPSPGLAEFMALRRITPERLAKALREKPGVFQGARDCAGKLDDVRPRLVSATDRLAELYPAAQFPPITIAIGRASSAGVGNAQGVYIGLESLCMAKFIEADDTDRFVHVIAHEYVHVQQPLAQVEDRDETVLRAALVEGAAEFVAERMTGSVAYPLLHQWAKGREKELETAFLAEKDGKALESRWLYNQQGTDGWPGDLGYWVGYRVAKAYYDRAPDKKAAIKAIIEMEDPAAFLAESGWTPGMTL; this is translated from the coding sequence ATGCGGCGCGCCAACATGCACGCGTGGCTCGGCGCGTTGATCCTCGCCAGCACGCCGGCCGCTGCTGCCGACAGCGCGGACACGTCGCACGTCGCAATCACCACGGCCGACGTCGACCGCTTCTTTCGGCTCTATGACGACCCGGCGCTCGCCGCCGACCCCGACGTTCTGGCGGCGCGCTATCTTGCCACCCCGTCGCCCGGGCTCGCCGAGTTCATGGCGCTGCGCCGGATCACCCCCGAACGGCTCGCGAAGGCGCTGCGCGAAAAGCCCGGCGTGTTCCAAGGCGCGCGCGATTGCGCCGGCAAGCTCGACGATGTCCGCCCGCGGCTGGTCTCTGCGACCGACCGGCTCGCAGAGCTCTATCCGGCGGCCCAATTCCCGCCGATCACGATCGCCATCGGCCGCGCGTCGAGCGCCGGCGTCGGCAACGCGCAGGGGGTTTACATCGGCCTCGAATCGCTGTGCATGGCGAAATTCATCGAGGCCGACGACACGGATCGCTTCGTCCATGTCATCGCGCATGAATATGTCCATGTGCAGCAGCCGCTCGCGCAGGTCGAGGACCGCGACGAAACGGTGCTCCGCGCCGCGCTGGTCGAGGGGGCAGCGGAATTTGTCGCCGAACGGATGACCGGGTCGGTCGCCTATCCGCTGCTCCACCAATGGGCAAAGGGACGCGAGAAGGAGCTGGAGACCGCCTTCCTTGCCGAGAAGGACGGCAAGGCGCTCGAATCGCGCTGGCTGTACAACCAGCAGGGCACCGACGGCTGGCCGGGCGATCTTGGTTATTGGGTCGGCTATCGCGTCGCCAAGGCCTATTACGACCGTGCACCCGACAAGAAGGCGGCGATCAAGGCGATCATCGAGATGGAGGATCCGGCAGCCTTCCTTGCGGAAAGCGGGTGGACGCCGGGGATGACGCTTTAA
- the rplU gene encoding 50S ribosomal protein L21 codes for MFAIVRTGGKQYRVAAGDKIAVEKIDGEAGDTVSLGDILLAGDGGDVKSADGLVVSAEIIAQTRGEKVIVFKKRRRHNYRRRNGHRQSLTLLRILAVGDAKKAAPKKEAAPKAEAAPTAEAKAAPAKEAAPAKEAAPKKAAAPKTEAAAEKAAPAKKPAAKKAAPKKEA; via the coding sequence ATGTTCGCAATCGTGCGCACGGGCGGCAAGCAGTATCGCGTCGCCGCTGGAGACAAGATCGCCGTTGAAAAGATCGACGGCGAAGCCGGCGACACCGTGTCGCTGGGCGACATCCTGCTGGCCGGTGACGGCGGCGACGTGAAGAGCGCCGACGGCCTCGTCGTTTCGGCCGAGATCATCGCCCAGACGCGCGGCGAAAAGGTCATCGTCTTCAAGAAGCGCCGCCGGCACAATTACCGTCGTCGCAACGGCCACCGCCAGTCGCTGACGCTGCTGCGCATCCTCGCCGTCGGCGATGCCAAGAAGGCCGCGCCGAAGAAGGAAGCCGCTCCGAAGGCAGAGGCCGCTCCGACTGCCGAAGCCAAGGCTGCGCCCGCCAAGGAAGCTGCACCGGCGAAGGAAGCCGCGCCCAAGAAGGCCGCTGCCCCGAAGACCGAAGCCGCTGCCGAAAAGGCCGCACCCGCCAAGAAGCCCGCTGCCAAGAAGGCAGCCCCCAAGAAGGAAGCCTGA